A stretch of the Bacillus licheniformis DSM 13 = ATCC 14580 genome encodes the following:
- a CDS encoding Hsp20/alpha crystallin family protein — protein MTNTKRFDSADFDKEWMKQFVDDPFLLYDETLPIDLYETSTEYIIEADLSHLNVRHLDLTFSGYDFKLAVKTDEQLYEKSLMLPFFLNDKQIEAECENNILAVKINKESSKDDISLSINIPFISNLHNKQNPDSA, from the coding sequence ATGACAAATACAAAACGTTTCGATTCCGCAGATTTTGATAAAGAATGGATGAAACAGTTTGTTGACGACCCTTTTCTCCTCTATGATGAAACTTTACCGATTGACCTTTATGAAACGAGCACTGAATATATAATTGAAGCAGATTTAAGCCACTTGAATGTCCGGCATCTTGACTTGACGTTTTCAGGCTACGATTTCAAGCTTGCAGTTAAAACCGATGAGCAGCTTTACGAGAAATCGCTGATGCTTCCTTTCTTTTTGAATGACAAACAGATCGAAGCGGAATGCGAAAACAACATTCTTGCAGTTAAAATCAATAAAGAATCAAGCAAAGATGACATTTCGCTTTCAATCAATATTCCTTTTATATCAAACCTGCACAACAAGCAGAACCCGGACAGCGCTTAA
- a CDS encoding small acid-soluble spore protein P: MTNKNDGKDMRKNAPKGAQPGQPEPLSGSKKVKNRNHTRQKHNSSHDM, translated from the coding sequence TTGACAAATAAAAACGACGGCAAAGATATGCGCAAAAACGCACCGAAAGGAGCTCAGCCGGGGCAGCCAGAGCCTTTGAGCGGAAGCAAAAAAGTAAAAAACCGGAACCATACAAGACAAAAACACAATTCCAGTCACGATATGTAA
- the sspO gene encoding small acid-soluble spore protein O encodes MAKRKANHVINGMNNAKRQGNGAGYIENDQHILTEAERQNNKKRKTNQ; translated from the coding sequence TTGGCCAAACGAAAAGCAAATCATGTAATAAATGGAATGAACAATGCGAAACGCCAAGGAAACGGCGCGGGATATATTGAAAATGATCAGCACATACTCACTGAGGCGGAACGCCAAAACAACAAAAAACGGAAAACCAATCAATAA
- the acnA gene encoding aconitate hydratase AcnA, with translation MANQQQIAKKDAFQSRKTFTVQGKTYSYYSLKALEDQGIGNVSKLPYSIKVLLESVLRQVDGRVITEEHVENLAKWGTAELKDIDVPFKPSRVILQDFTGVPAVVDLASLRKAMASVGGDPDKINPEIPVDLVIDHSVQVDKAGTEDALTVNMDLEFQRNAERYKFLSWAKKAFNNYQAVPPATGIVHQVNLEYLANVVHAVEEDGEIVTYPDTLVGTDSHTTMINGIGVLGWGVGGIEAEAGMLGQPSYFPVPEVIGAKLVGKLPNGTTATDLALKVTQVLREKGVVGKFVEFFGPGVAELPLADRATIANMAPEYGATCGFFPVDEEALEYMRLTGRDEEHINVVKEYCRQNGLFYTPDQEDPVFTDIVEIDLSKVEANLSGPKRPQDLIPLTDMKETFHKHLASPAGNQGFGLNASEADKEIKFKLENGEEAVMKTGAIAIAAITSCTNTSNPYVLIGAGLVAKKAVELGLKVPNYVKTSLAPGSKVVTGYLVNSGLLPYMRELGFNIVGYGCTTCIGNSGPLAPEIEKAVAENDLLITSVLSGNRNFEGRIHPLVKGNYLASPPLVVAYALAGTVDIDLKNEPIGVGKDGQNVYFNDIWPTMDEINSVVKQTVTPELFRKEYERVFDDNERWNAIETTDEALYKWDEESTYIQNPPFFENMSVEPGTVEPLKGLRIVGKFGDSVTTDHISPAGAIGKDTPAGKYLQEKGVSPRDFNSYGSRRGNHEVMMRGTFANIRIKNQIAPGTEGGYTTYWPTGEVMSIYDACMKYKEDGTGLVVIAGKDYGMGSSRDWAAKGTNLLGIKTVIAESFERIHRSNLVLMGVLPLQFKEGENAETLGLTGKETIEVDVSESVRPRDLVQVKAIAEDGTVKSFEAVVRFDSEVEIDYYRHGGILQMVLRNKMKQ, from the coding sequence ATGGCGAATCAGCAACAAATCGCAAAAAAAGACGCTTTTCAATCAAGAAAAACGTTTACAGTACAAGGCAAAACGTACAGCTATTATTCTTTAAAAGCATTAGAGGATCAAGGAATCGGAAACGTATCAAAACTTCCTTATTCCATTAAAGTTTTGCTCGAATCCGTTCTTCGTCAAGTAGACGGGAGAGTCATTACTGAGGAACACGTTGAAAACTTGGCAAAATGGGGCACTGCCGAATTAAAAGATATTGACGTTCCTTTCAAACCATCCCGCGTTATTTTGCAGGACTTTACCGGCGTTCCAGCCGTTGTAGACCTTGCTTCATTAAGAAAAGCGATGGCTTCAGTCGGCGGAGATCCGGATAAAATCAATCCTGAAATACCGGTAGACCTTGTCATCGACCACTCCGTACAAGTTGACAAAGCGGGTACGGAAGATGCATTGACCGTTAATATGGACCTTGAATTCCAACGAAATGCAGAGCGTTACAAATTTTTAAGCTGGGCTAAGAAAGCGTTTAATAACTATCAAGCTGTTCCCCCTGCTACAGGTATTGTTCACCAGGTGAACCTTGAGTATTTGGCAAACGTTGTCCATGCAGTGGAAGAAGACGGCGAGATTGTCACTTATCCTGACACGCTTGTCGGTACTGACTCCCATACAACGATGATCAACGGAATCGGCGTTCTCGGCTGGGGCGTCGGCGGAATTGAAGCTGAAGCAGGCATGCTCGGCCAGCCTTCATATTTCCCTGTACCTGAAGTAATCGGTGCGAAGCTTGTCGGAAAGCTGCCGAACGGTACGACAGCGACGGACCTTGCGCTTAAAGTGACACAGGTGCTGCGTGAAAAAGGCGTAGTCGGAAAGTTCGTCGAATTCTTCGGTCCGGGTGTTGCGGAACTACCGCTTGCAGACCGTGCGACAATCGCAAATATGGCTCCTGAATACGGCGCGACTTGCGGTTTCTTCCCTGTTGATGAGGAAGCATTGGAATACATGCGTTTAACAGGCCGTGATGAAGAACATATCAATGTGGTGAAAGAATATTGCCGTCAAAACGGACTGTTCTACACGCCTGATCAGGAAGATCCTGTATTTACCGATATCGTTGAAATCGACTTGTCAAAAGTTGAAGCGAACCTTTCAGGTCCGAAGCGTCCTCAGGATCTCATTCCGCTGACTGACATGAAAGAAACGTTCCACAAGCATTTGGCAAGCCCTGCGGGCAACCAGGGATTCGGTTTAAACGCGAGCGAGGCTGACAAAGAAATCAAATTTAAGCTTGAAAACGGCGAAGAAGCCGTCATGAAAACGGGTGCGATCGCAATTGCGGCGATTACCAGCTGTACAAATACATCAAACCCTTATGTCTTAATCGGTGCGGGCCTCGTCGCCAAAAAAGCGGTTGAACTGGGATTGAAAGTACCGAACTATGTGAAAACATCTCTCGCTCCGGGTTCAAAAGTCGTAACAGGCTACTTGGTTAATTCAGGCCTGCTGCCGTATATGCGCGAGCTTGGATTTAACATCGTCGGCTACGGCTGTACGACATGTATCGGGAACTCCGGACCGCTTGCGCCTGAAATCGAAAAAGCGGTTGCCGAAAACGACCTGCTGATTACGTCTGTCCTTTCCGGTAACCGTAACTTTGAAGGCCGGATTCATCCGCTTGTCAAAGGAAACTACTTGGCGTCTCCGCCTCTAGTCGTGGCCTATGCATTGGCAGGTACGGTAGATATCGACCTGAAAAACGAACCGATCGGCGTCGGCAAAGACGGTCAAAATGTGTACTTCAACGATATTTGGCCGACGATGGACGAAATCAATTCCGTCGTGAAGCAAACCGTTACTCCTGAGCTGTTCAGAAAAGAATACGAGCGCGTGTTTGATGACAATGAACGCTGGAATGCGATTGAAACAACGGATGAAGCCCTGTATAAATGGGATGAAGAGTCCACTTACATTCAGAACCCGCCATTCTTTGAAAACATGTCAGTTGAGCCAGGTACAGTTGAACCGCTTAAAGGCTTGCGCATTGTCGGCAAATTCGGAGACTCTGTCACGACAGACCATATCTCTCCTGCGGGAGCGATCGGCAAAGACACGCCGGCCGGAAAATATTTGCAGGAAAAAGGCGTTTCTCCTAGAGACTTCAACTCATATGGTTCAAGACGCGGAAACCATGAAGTCATGATGAGGGGAACATTCGCCAACATCAGAATCAAAAACCAGATCGCTCCGGGCACTGAAGGCGGTTATACAACGTATTGGCCGACCGGAGAAGTGATGTCCATTTATGATGCCTGCATGAAGTATAAAGAAGACGGCACAGGTCTGGTCGTCATTGCCGGAAAAGACTACGGAATGGGTTCTTCCCGCGACTGGGCGGCAAAAGGAACAAATCTGCTCGGCATCAAAACCGTCATTGCAGAAAGCTTTGAAAGAATTCACAGAAGCAACCTTGTGCTGATGGGCGTTCTTCCGCTGCAATTTAAAGAGGGAGAAAACGCTGAAACGCTCGGTTTGACCGGGAAAGAAACAATTGAAGTAGACGTGAGTGAGTCGGTGCGCCCGCGCGATCTCGTCCAAGTCAAAGCGATTGCCGAAGACGGCACGGTCAAGTCGTTTGAAGCTGTTGTCCGCTTTGACAGCGAAGTGGAAATCGATTATTACCGTCACGGCGGAATCCTGCAAATGGTGCTCCGCAATAAAATGAAACAGTAA
- a CDS encoding peroxiredoxin family protein translates to MMKKVLAAAFLLVLAGLAVWNFTGQKEAEIGIEKGDKAPDFTLPSLKNGNDVSLSDFKGKKVLLNFWATWCRPCETEMPAMEELQNENQDIAVLAVNFTSSEKNEKTVKAFAERHGLHFPIVLDRTGINAKYEIFSYPTTFIIDENGIIKDIVLGTMSKKNMEEKLGL, encoded by the coding sequence ATGATGAAAAAAGTGCTGGCTGCCGCGTTTCTTTTAGTCTTGGCCGGTCTTGCGGTTTGGAATTTTACAGGGCAAAAGGAAGCCGAAATCGGCATTGAGAAAGGAGACAAGGCGCCTGATTTTACGCTGCCGTCATTAAAGAATGGAAACGATGTATCTTTGTCAGACTTTAAAGGGAAAAAAGTGCTGTTAAATTTTTGGGCCACCTGGTGTAGACCGTGTGAAACCGAAATGCCTGCAATGGAAGAGCTTCAAAATGAAAATCAGGACATTGCCGTTTTAGCCGTCAACTTTACATCTTCCGAGAAAAACGAAAAGACGGTCAAAGCGTTTGCCGAAAGGCACGGTTTACATTTCCCCATCGTCTTAGACCGAACGGGCATCAATGCGAAATACGAGATTTTTTCATATCCGACGACATTTATCATTGATGAAAACGGAATCATTAAAGATATCGTGCTGGGGACGATGTCGAAAAAGA